A window from Leifsonia shinshuensis encodes these proteins:
- a CDS encoding penicillin acylase family protein yields the protein MGDDTPRLRRHHRVLRAVGVVLAVLLVILVVAGGVGVWTVTRSFPQTSGSVDVPGLTKPVTVTRDSAGVPQLTASTADDLFRAQGYVHAQDRFWEMDFRRHVTAGRLSELFGASQVPTDTFIRTLGWRRVAEQEVKLLDPTSLRYYQDYADGVNAYLKRHSGAELSLEYAVLGLQNPSYRPAPWTPADSVAWLKAMAWDLRSNLEDEIDRALLATKLKPEQIAELHPGYPYSSHPTITDQGGGNPRTVTPERSPDAIASDASASPPSGPDATADPASYAAQLAQVAESVDALPQLMGPAGDDIGSNSWVVAGAHTASGKPLLANDPHLGAALPSVWYQMGLHCATVGPECPFDVAGFSFSGFPGVIIGHNDRIAWGFTNLGPDVADLFVEKVTGDTYEYDGAQVPLEKRTERIRVAGGKDVVITVRSTRHGPIVTDIGDAYAVIAKDQAGKLGVPAPKYQLSLAWTALTPGTTANAIFAFDTARDWTAFRAAAQQFQVPSQNLVYADVDGHIGYQAPGLIPVRAAGDGTMPEPGWTSRYGWTGTIPFDQLPSVFDPPSGYIVTANNAAVGPGFPVLITADWDHGYRANQIEVRLAGLLAGGREVTGADMSAIQADTYDANAANLVPVLRAVAAKPDASTDLQQAARLLDGWDYRDRGSSAAATYFAVFWKELLHDAFARKIPAATAPTGGDRWFAVVESLLSQPDSSWWADSDLGTTDRDSMIAYAAGKAWGETRRLLGGDPAGWRWDSLHTLTLTNASFGESGIAPIEWLFNRGPWHVGGGSSVVDATGWDATAGFAVERVPSMRMVVDLADFDRSTWINLTGASGHAFDAHYTDQTDLWATGRTRPWPFTPAAVTKAADQTLTLRPGR from the coding sequence CTCGCGGTGCTGCTCGTCATCCTCGTCGTCGCGGGCGGCGTGGGCGTCTGGACGGTCACGCGCTCCTTCCCGCAGACCTCCGGGTCGGTGGATGTGCCGGGTCTCACGAAGCCGGTGACGGTGACGCGCGACAGCGCCGGGGTGCCGCAGCTCACCGCATCCACCGCCGACGATCTGTTCCGCGCGCAGGGCTACGTGCACGCGCAGGACCGCTTCTGGGAGATGGACTTCCGGCGCCACGTCACGGCCGGCCGGCTCTCCGAGCTGTTCGGCGCGAGCCAGGTGCCGACGGACACGTTCATCCGCACGCTCGGCTGGCGGCGCGTCGCCGAGCAGGAGGTGAAGCTGCTCGACCCGACCTCGCTGCGCTATTACCAGGACTACGCGGACGGGGTGAACGCGTACCTGAAGCGGCACTCGGGCGCCGAACTGTCGCTCGAGTACGCGGTGCTCGGGCTGCAGAACCCGTCGTACCGTCCTGCGCCCTGGACGCCGGCGGACTCCGTCGCCTGGCTCAAGGCGATGGCCTGGGACCTGCGGTCGAACCTCGAGGACGAGATCGACCGGGCGCTGCTCGCGACGAAGCTGAAGCCCGAGCAGATCGCCGAGCTCCACCCCGGCTACCCGTACAGCAGCCACCCGACGATCACCGACCAGGGCGGCGGGAACCCCCGCACGGTCACGCCGGAGAGGTCGCCGGATGCGATCGCGTCGGATGCGTCGGCGTCGCCGCCGTCCGGGCCGGACGCGACGGCGGACCCCGCGTCGTACGCCGCCCAGCTGGCGCAGGTGGCCGAGAGCGTGGACGCGCTTCCGCAGCTGATGGGACCGGCGGGCGACGACATCGGCTCGAACTCGTGGGTGGTCGCCGGCGCGCACACCGCGAGCGGCAAGCCGCTGCTCGCCAACGACCCGCACCTCGGCGCCGCCCTGCCGTCGGTCTGGTACCAGATGGGCCTGCACTGCGCGACGGTCGGACCGGAGTGCCCGTTCGACGTCGCCGGCTTCAGCTTCTCCGGTTTCCCCGGCGTCATCATCGGCCACAACGACCGCATCGCGTGGGGGTTCACCAACCTGGGCCCGGATGTCGCAGACCTGTTCGTCGAGAAGGTCACGGGCGACACGTACGAGTACGACGGCGCGCAGGTGCCGCTGGAGAAGCGCACCGAACGCATCCGGGTCGCGGGCGGGAAGGATGTCGTCATCACCGTACGGTCGACGCGGCACGGACCGATCGTCACCGACATCGGCGACGCCTACGCCGTCATCGCGAAGGACCAGGCCGGGAAGCTCGGCGTGCCTGCCCCGAAGTACCAGCTCTCGCTGGCGTGGACGGCGCTCACGCCGGGAACCACGGCCAACGCCATCTTCGCGTTCGACACCGCCCGAGACTGGACCGCCTTCCGCGCCGCCGCCCAGCAGTTCCAGGTGCCGTCGCAGAACCTCGTCTACGCCGACGTGGACGGGCACATCGGCTACCAGGCGCCCGGCCTCATCCCCGTCCGCGCCGCGGGCGACGGCACGATGCCGGAGCCGGGATGGACGAGCCGCTACGGCTGGACGGGCACCATCCCGTTCGATCAGCTGCCGTCGGTGTTCGACCCGCCCTCCGGCTACATCGTCACCGCCAACAACGCGGCCGTCGGCCCCGGTTTCCCGGTGCTGATCACGGCGGACTGGGACCACGGCTACCGCGCGAACCAGATCGAGGTGCGCCTGGCGGGGCTGCTCGCGGGCGGCCGGGAGGTCACCGGCGCGGACATGTCGGCGATCCAGGCCGACACGTACGACGCGAACGCCGCGAACCTCGTGCCGGTGCTGCGGGCGGTCGCGGCGAAGCCGGACGCGTCCACCGACCTGCAGCAGGCCGCCCGGCTGCTCGACGGCTGGGACTACCGCGACCGGGGCAGCAGCGCCGCGGCCACCTACTTCGCGGTCTTCTGGAAGGAGCTGCTGCACGACGCATTCGCGCGCAAGATCCCGGCGGCCACGGCGCCGACCGGAGGCGACCGCTGGTTCGCCGTGGTGGAGTCGCTGCTCTCGCAGCCGGACTCGTCGTGGTGGGCGGACTCCGACCTCGGCACCACCGACCGCGACTCGATGATCGCCTACGCCGCGGGGAAGGCCTGGGGTGAGACGCGCCGCCTGCTGGGCGGCGACCCGGCGGGCTGGCGCTGGGACAGCCTCCACACGCTGACCTTGACGAACGCCAGCTTCGGCGAGTCGGGGATCGCTCCGATCGAGTGGCTGTTCAACCGGGGCCCGTGGCATGTCGGCGGGGGCTCGAGCGTGGTGGATGCGACCGGCTGGGACGCGACGGCCGGCTTCGCCGTCGAGCGGGTGCCGTCGATGCGCATGGTGGTGGACCTCGCCGACTTCGACCGGAGCACGTGGATCAACCTGACCGGCGCCTCCGGGCACGCGTTCGACGCGCACTACACCGACCAGACGGACCTCTGGGCGACCGGCCGCACACGGCCGTGGCCGTTCACGCCCGCCGCGGTGACGAAGGCGGCCGACCAGACGCTGACGCTGCGCCCCGGGCGCTGA